One window from the genome of Microcebus murinus isolate Inina chromosome X, M.murinus_Inina_mat1.0, whole genome shotgun sequence encodes:
- the PWWP3B gene encoding PWWP domain-containing DNA repair factor 3B — translation MDAEYVLCNWKDQLWPAKVLSRSETSSNSKRKKAFSLEVQILSLDEKITVDSTETKILNKSQIEAIASSLAVQSEVSAPPAEETAYGRSLKVALDILNERKNLSESSISDEEKTSIVFQNTPQKLSDSPPRKKYRKHEGDLPKYLEESENSPYLLISSESDDSLYDDKSQMHTTIGSIPSEIETKSSPKYSWCQTFPSFSDYDDEKEDKKKASISTVVSVHSTVKDEDTYVKDEKFVPSLPSDILITPKVLKEETQAICPETITVSSECSVLSENVDDPGEGPSNSCFDASENQPSVESEMGAATSTEGCSRESQPSFSASNPVLDYSLLANNERNLQRVDFEEEVQASDKSLPLDPVNTSLLDDNDEDEELPRFILHYEPRSFDTGMIVWFKYQKYPFWPAVVKSIRRKEKKASILFVEANMNPQKKGIRVTFRRLKKFDCKEKQTLVDKAREEYSESIDWCISLICDYRVRLGCGSFSGSFLEYYAADISYPIRKVIKQDTFRNRFPRLQNEDIGESMVVTSQAKKMSFQKILPDRMKAARDRANKNLVDFIVNAKGTENHLMAILKGTKGSRWLKSFLNANRFMPCIETYFEDEDQLDEVVKYLQEVYKQIDERMLTLIKDDKIKFILEVLLPEAIICSISAVDGLDYEAAEAKYLKGPSLGYRERELFDAKIIFEKRRKPLTNEAH, via the coding sequence ATGGATGCCGAGTATGTCCTCTGCAATTGGAAAGACCAGTTATGGCCAGCAAAAGTTTTGTCCAGATCTGAAACTTCATCAAACAGTAAGAGAAAGAAGGCATTTTCCCTAGAAGTTCAAATACTCTCACTAGATGAAAAAATTACAGTGGACAGCACAGAAACAAAGATCCTAAATAAATCTCAAATTGAAGCTATTGCCTCCTCACTAGCAGTACAGTCAGAGGTCAGTGCTCCACCTGCAGAGGAAACGGCCTATGGAAGATCTCTAAAAGTAGCACTGGATATTctgaatgagagaaaaaatttgAGTGAATCTAGCATTTCAGATGAAGAGAAGACCAGTATAGTGTTTCAAAATACACCACAAAAACTGTCTGATTCACCCCCTCGTAAAAAGTATCGAAAGCATGAAGGGGACTTACCAAAGTATCTTGAAGAGAGTGAAAACTCACCATACCTATTGATATCTTCAGAGAGCGATGATTCCCTGTATGATGACAAATCACAGATGCACACAACCATTGGTAGTATCCCAAGTGAAATTGAGACAAAGTCATCACCAAAGTATAGCTGGTGCCAGACTTTCCCTTCATTTTCAGATTATGATGATGAAAAAGAGGACAAGAAAAAGGCTAGTATCTCAACAGTTGTGTCTGTGCACTCTACAGTCAAAGATGAGGATACCTATGTTAAAGATGAAAAGTTTGTTCCATCTTTGCCATCAGATATCCTCATTACGCCCAAAGTTTTGAAAGAGGAGACACAAGCTATCTGCCCAGAGACCATAACTGTTTCCTCTGAATGCTCTGTCCTCTCAGAGAATGTTGACGATCCTGGAGAGGGTCCCTCAAATTCATGCTTTGATGCCAGTGAGAATCAACCTTCTGTAGAATCAGAGATGGGTGCTGCGACATCCACTGAGGGTTGTTCGCGGGAAAGTCAGCCTTCTTTTAGTGCCTCTAATCCTGTCTTGGATTATTCACTTCTTgcaaataatgaaagaaatcttCAGAGAGTGGATTTTGAGGAAGAAGTTCAAGCTTCTGACAAATCATTGCCTCTAGATCCTGTTAATACTTCCTTGCTAGATGACAACGACGAAGATGAAGAACTTCCACGCTTCATTTTGCATTATGAGCCACGTTCATTTGATACAGGAATGATAGTCTggtttaaatatcaaaaataccCATTTTGGCCAGCAGTGGTAAAAAGCATCAgacgaaaagaaaagaaagcaagtatACTTTTTGTTGAGGCAAACATGAATCCTCAAAAGAAAGGCATTAGAGTAACTTTTAGAAGATTAAAGAAATTTgattgtaaagaaaaacaaacactagtGGATAAAGCCAGGGAGGAGTACAGTGAAAGTATTGACTGGTGCATTTCACTGATTTGTGACTACAGAGTTAGACTAGGTTGTGGCTCTTTTTCAGGCTCTTTCCTTGAGTATTATGCTGCTGACATTAGTTATCCGATTAGGAAAGTAATCAAACAAGATACCTTCAGGAACAGGTTTCCAAGGCTCCAAAACGAGGATATTGGGGAATCCATGGTTGTGACATCCCAGGCCAAGAAAATGTCCTTCCAGAAAATTCTCCCTGACCGGATGAAGGCTGCTCGGGACCGAGCCAACAAGAACCTAGTGGACTTCATCGTGAATGCAAAGGGAACAGAGAACCATCTTATGGCTATTTTAAAAGGCACAAAAGGATCCAGATGGCTGAAATCATTTTTGAATGCAAACAGGTTCATGCCCTGTATTGAAACATATTTTGAGGATGAAGATCAGCTGGATGAGGTGGTGAAGTATTTACAAGAAGTCTACAAACAAATAGATGAAAGAATGCTCACTCTgataaaagatgataaaattaagTTTATCCTGGAAGTTCTTCTGCCAGAAGCAATTATTTGTTCAATTTCTGCTGTTGATGGGTTAGATTACGAGGCAGCTGAAGCCAAGTATCTAAAAGGACCATCTTTAGGCTACAGGGAAAGAGAATTATTTGATGCAAAAATCATATTCGAAAAGAGACGGAAACCATTAACAAATGAAGCTCATTAA